A single genomic interval of Methyloceanibacter caenitepidi harbors:
- a CDS encoding DUF4405 domain-containing protein: protein MSEPLKKYMTAISAALFLFVALSGLAMFFGIGKDLVKEMHEWLAVMFVVAIGLHIVRNWGGMKTYFRRGIIIAPVAVATVAAAAFIVPGALSGRENPMPVLFQSLEKASLDDLGRVLKLPADGIADILEQQGFTVLSTDLSVSQIAADSGRPPRATLMAIVEAKRE from the coding sequence ATGAGCGAACCTTTGAAGAAATACATGACCGCAATCTCCGCGGCTCTATTCCTCTTCGTGGCCCTCTCCGGCCTTGCCATGTTCTTCGGCATCGGCAAGGACCTCGTGAAAGAGATGCACGAATGGCTCGCGGTGATGTTTGTCGTGGCCATCGGCCTGCATATCGTCCGGAATTGGGGTGGGATGAAGACATATTTCCGGCGCGGCATAATCATCGCCCCGGTCGCCGTCGCGACCGTTGCCGCCGCGGCCTTTATCGTTCCCGGGGCGCTCTCCGGACGTGAGAATCCGATGCCGGTCCTGTTCCAGTCGCTGGAGAAGGCGTCGCTGGACGACCTCGGGCGCGTCCTGAAACTGCCCGCAGACGGCATCGCGGACATTCTCGAGCAGCAAGGCTTCACCGTTCTGTCGACCGATCTCAGCGTGTCTCAGATCGCAGCCGATTCCGGGCGCCCGCCGCGGGCCACCCTCATGGCGATCGTCGAAGCCAAACGCGAGTAG